In Flavobacterium gelatinilyticum, a genomic segment contains:
- a CDS encoding aconitate hydratase yields the protein MAFDIEMIKKVYENMPGRVDKAREIVGRPLTLTEKILYNHLWDGNPSKAFGRGVDYVDFAPDRVACQDATAQMALLQFMHAGKSKVAVPTTVHCDHLIQAKIDAVTDLARAKTQSNEVFDFLSSVSNKYGIGFWKPGAGIIHQVVLENYAFPGGMMIGTDSHTVNAGGLGMVAIGVGGADAVDVMSGMAWELKFPKLIGVKLTGKLSGWTAPKDVILKVAGILTVKGGTGAIVEYFGEGATSMSCTGKGTICNMGAEIGATTSTFGYDDSMSRYLRSTNRADVADAADKIASYLTGDPEVYADPEQYFDQVIEINLSELEPHLNGPFTPDLATPISKMKEEAIKNNWPLQVQVGLIGSCTNSSYEDISRAASLAKQVAAKNLKTKAKFTITPGSEVVRSTIERDGFIDTFNKINATVFANACGPCIGMWDREGAEKEERNTIVHSFNRNFSKRADGNPNTLAFVGSPELVTALAIAGDLGFNPLTDKLINEDGEEVMLDEPTGDELPAKGFYAEDPGFQAPAEDGSGVQVVVNPESDRLQLLAPFDPWDGQNIIGAKLLIKAFGKCTTDHISMAGPWLRFRGHLDNISNNMLIGAVNAYNQKTNSVKNQLTGQYDAVPAVARDYKAAGVPSIVVGDHNYGEGSSREHAAMEPRFLGVKAVLVKSFARIHETNLKKQGLLGLTFANEADYDKIQEDDTINFLDLTEFAPGKPLTLEFVHASGTKDIILANHTYNEGQIGWFVAGSALNLIAAGKA from the coding sequence ATGGCTTTTGATATTGAAATGATTAAAAAGGTGTACGAAAACATGCCGGGCCGCGTTGATAAAGCGCGTGAGATCGTCGGTCGTCCACTTACTTTAACAGAGAAAATTTTGTACAATCACCTCTGGGATGGAAATCCGTCAAAGGCGTTTGGCAGAGGAGTTGATTATGTTGATTTTGCGCCGGATCGTGTTGCTTGTCAGGATGCAACCGCACAAATGGCATTACTGCAGTTTATGCATGCCGGTAAATCAAAAGTTGCGGTTCCTACAACAGTTCACTGCGATCACCTTATTCAGGCAAAAATAGATGCTGTAACCGATTTGGCAAGGGCAAAAACACAAAGTAATGAAGTATTCGATTTCTTGTCGTCTGTTTCTAATAAATACGGAATTGGTTTCTGGAAACCGGGAGCAGGAATTATTCACCAGGTAGTACTTGAAAATTATGCTTTCCCTGGCGGTATGATGATTGGTACCGATTCTCATACTGTAAACGCAGGAGGTTTAGGAATGGTCGCAATTGGTGTTGGCGGGGCAGATGCTGTAGATGTTATGTCAGGAATGGCATGGGAGCTTAAATTTCCAAAATTAATCGGAGTAAAACTAACTGGTAAATTATCAGGATGGACAGCTCCAAAAGATGTTATTCTTAAAGTTGCCGGTATTCTTACTGTAAAAGGAGGAACAGGTGCTATAGTTGAATATTTTGGAGAAGGAGCAACCTCAATGTCTTGTACAGGTAAAGGAACTATTTGTAACATGGGAGCCGAAATCGGAGCGACAACATCGACTTTTGGTTACGATGATTCAATGAGCCGTTACCTTCGTTCTACAAACAGAGCTGATGTTGCAGATGCAGCAGATAAAATAGCTTCTTACTTAACCGGAGATCCAGAGGTATATGCTGATCCTGAGCAGTATTTTGATCAGGTTATCGAAATCAATCTTTCTGAATTAGAACCGCATTTAAACGGTCCGTTTACTCCGGATTTAGCGACTCCAATTTCTAAAATGAAAGAAGAAGCCATTAAAAATAACTGGCCATTACAAGTTCAGGTAGGTTTGATAGGTTCTTGTACAAACTCTTCATACGAAGATATTTCACGTGCCGCTTCTTTAGCTAAGCAGGTTGCTGCGAAAAATTTAAAAACAAAAGCAAAATTCACTATTACTCCGGGATCTGAAGTTGTGCGTTCTACAATCGAAAGAGACGGATTCATTGATACATTTAATAAAATCAACGCAACAGTATTTGCTAATGCCTGCGGACCATGTATTGGTATGTGGGATAGAGAAGGGGCTGAAAAAGAAGAAAGAAACACTATTGTGCATTCTTTCAATCGTAACTTCTCCAAACGTGCAGACGGTAATCCAAATACCTTGGCATTCGTAGGTTCTCCGGAACTGGTGACAGCTTTAGCTATTGCAGGTGATTTAGGATTTAACCCGTTAACGGATAAATTAATCAACGAAGATGGAGAAGAAGTAATGCTGGATGAACCAACCGGAGATGAACTTCCAGCCAAAGGTTTTTATGCTGAAGATCCGGGATTTCAGGCTCCGGCAGAAGATGGTTCAGGGGTTCAGGTTGTGGTTAATCCGGAATCAGATCGTCTGCAGTTATTGGCGCCGTTCGATCCTTGGGATGGACAAAATATCATAGGTGCTAAATTGCTGATCAAGGCATTTGGGAAATGTACTACAGATCATATTTCTATGGCTGGACCATGGCTGCGTTTCCGTGGTCACTTAGATAACATTTCTAACAATATGCTGATTGGAGCTGTAAATGCATATAATCAGAAAACAAACTCTGTTAAAAATCAATTAACCGGACAATATGATGCTGTTCCTGCTGTTGCGCGCGATTACAAAGCTGCTGGAGTTCCGTCTATTGTAGTGGGAGATCATAACTACGGAGAAGGTTCTTCTCGTGAGCACGCTGCAATGGAACCTCGTTTCTTAGGAGTTAAGGCAGTATTGGTAAAATCTTTTGCCCGTATACATGAAACAAACCTTAAAAAACAAGGTCTCTTAGGATTAACATTTGCAAACGAAGCAGATTACGACAAAATTCAGGAAGATGATACTATTAACTTCTTAGATTTAACCGAGTTTGCTCCGGGTAAACCTTTAACGCTGGAATTTGTTCATGCAAGCGGTACAAAAGATATCATTCTGGCTAATCATACGTACAATGAAGGACAGATTGGATGGTTTGTGGCAGGTTCTGCATTAAACTTAATTGCAGCTGGAAAAGCTTAA
- a CDS encoding bifunctional aconitate hydratase 2/2-methylisocitrate dehydratase has translation MNIYKDYIQEIEERKNQGLHPKPIDGAELLSEIIEQIKDLNNPYREDSLKFFIYNTLPGTTSAAGEKAKFLKEIILGQSVVNEITPAFAFELLSHMKGGPSIEVLLDLALGNDASIAKQAAEVLKTQVFLYDADTDRLKEAFKNGSAIAKEIIESYAKAEFFTKLPEIAEEIKVVTYIAGEGDISTDLLSPGNQAHSRSDRELHGKCMITPQAQEEIQALQAKHPDASVMLIAEKGTMGVGSSRMSGVNNVALWTGKQASPYVPFVNIAPIVGGTNGISPIFLTTVDVTGGIGIDLKNWVKKLDADGKPVLNENNEPILEEAYSIATGTVLTINTQTKKLYNGDQELIDISRSFTPQKKEFIRAGGSYAIVFGKKLQTFAAKVLDIEAPAVFAPSKEISNEGQGLTAVEKIFNRNAVGIAPGKVLHAGSDVRVEVNIVGSQDTTGLMTAQELESMAATVISPIVDGAYQSGCHTASVWDKKAQANIPKLMKFMNNFGLITARDPKGVYHSMTDVIHKVLNDITIDEWAIIIGGDSHTRMSKGVAFGADSGTVALALATGEASMPIPESVKVTFKGDMKGYMDFRDVVHATQAQMLKQFNGENVFQGRIIEVHIGTLTADQAFTFTDWTAEMKAKASICISEDDTLIESLEIAKGRIQIMIDKGMDNEKQVLQGLINKADKRIAEIKSAEKPALTPDANAKYYAEVVVDLDQIAEPMIADPDVNNKDVSKRYTHDTIRPLSFYGGEKKVDLGFIGSCMVHKGDMKILAQMLKNVEAQKGKVEFNAPLVVAPPTYNIVDELKAEGDWEVLQRYSGFEFDDNAPKGAARTEYENMLYLERPGCNLCMGNQEKAAKGDTVMATSTRLFQGRVVEDSEGKKGESLLSSTPVVVLSTILGRTPTMDEYTAAVDGINLTKFAPSNKQLVM, from the coding sequence ATGAACATTTATAAGGATTATATTCAAGAGATTGAAGAAAGAAAAAATCAGGGGCTTCACCCTAAGCCAATTGATGGAGCTGAATTATTAAGCGAAATTATTGAGCAAATTAAAGATTTAAATAACCCATATAGAGAAGATTCTCTTAAATTTTTTATTTACAACACTTTACCGGGAACAACTAGTGCTGCCGGTGAAAAAGCTAAGTTTTTAAAAGAGATTATTCTTGGTCAGTCTGTAGTAAATGAAATTACTCCTGCTTTTGCTTTTGAGTTATTATCACACATGAAAGGCGGACCTTCAATCGAAGTATTGTTAGATTTGGCTTTAGGAAACGATGCATCTATCGCTAAACAAGCGGCAGAAGTTCTTAAAACACAAGTTTTCCTTTATGACGCAGATACAGATCGCTTAAAAGAAGCATTTAAAAACGGTAGTGCAATAGCTAAAGAAATTATCGAAAGCTATGCTAAAGCTGAGTTCTTTACTAAACTGCCGGAAATCGCAGAAGAAATTAAAGTTGTTACTTATATAGCAGGTGAAGGTGATATCTCTACAGATTTACTTTCTCCTGGAAATCAGGCTCACTCACGTTCAGATCGTGAGCTTCACGGTAAATGTATGATTACGCCGCAAGCACAGGAAGAAATTCAGGCGCTTCAGGCAAAACATCCGGATGCAAGTGTAATGCTTATTGCAGAAAAAGGAACAATGGGAGTTGGTTCTTCGAGAATGTCAGGTGTAAATAACGTGGCACTTTGGACAGGAAAACAAGCAAGCCCGTATGTTCCGTTCGTAAATATTGCTCCAATTGTTGGAGGAACAAATGGTATTTCGCCAATTTTCCTTACTACTGTAGATGTTACAGGTGGTATTGGAATTGACCTTAAAAACTGGGTTAAAAAACTGGATGCAGATGGAAAACCGGTTCTTAACGAAAATAATGAACCAATTCTTGAAGAAGCATATTCTATTGCTACAGGAACTGTTTTAACAATAAACACACAAACTAAAAAACTGTATAACGGCGATCAGGAATTAATTGATATTTCAAGATCATTTACGCCGCAGAAAAAAGAATTTATCAGAGCTGGAGGATCATATGCAATTGTATTTGGTAAAAAACTTCAGACTTTTGCTGCTAAAGTTTTAGATATCGAAGCTCCGGCTGTATTTGCTCCGTCTAAAGAAATTTCTAATGAAGGACAAGGTCTTACGGCAGTTGAAAAAATCTTCAACAGAAATGCGGTTGGTATTGCTCCGGGTAAAGTTTTACATGCAGGTTCTGACGTACGTGTAGAAGTAAACATTGTAGGTTCTCAGGATACTACAGGACTTATGACGGCTCAGGAATTAGAATCTATGGCTGCGACAGTTATTTCACCAATTGTTGACGGTGCTTACCAGTCTGGTTGTCACACTGCTTCAGTTTGGGATAAAAAAGCGCAGGCAAATATTCCAAAATTAATGAAGTTCATGAACAACTTTGGTCTTATCACAGCTCGTGATCCTAAAGGTGTTTACCACTCAATGACCGACGTTATCCACAAAGTACTTAACGATATTACTATCGATGAGTGGGCTATCATTATTGGTGGTGACTCTCATACCAGAATGTCTAAAGGTGTTGCTTTTGGTGCTGACTCCGGGACTGTTGCTCTTGCACTTGCTACTGGTGAAGCTTCAATGCCAATTCCTGAATCTGTAAAAGTTACTTTCAAAGGAGATATGAAAGGGTATATGGATTTCCGTGATGTGGTTCACGCTACCCAAGCTCAGATGCTTAAGCAATTCAACGGTGAGAACGTATTCCAGGGAAGAATTATCGAGGTTCACATTGGAACACTTACTGCTGACCAGGCCTTTACATTTACAGACTGGACTGCCGAAATGAAAGCAAAAGCTTCTATCTGTATTTCTGAAGACGATACTTTAATCGAATCTTTAGAAATTGCAAAAGGAAGAATTCAGATCATGATCGACAAAGGAATGGATAATGAAAAACAAGTTCTTCAGGGATTGATCAATAAAGCAGATAAGAGAATCGCAGAGATTAAATCAGCAGAAAAACCTGCTCTTACTCCGGATGCAAACGCTAAATATTATGCTGAAGTGGTAGTTGATTTGGATCAAATTGCAGAGCCAATGATCGCTGACCCGGATGTTAATAATAAAGATGTTTCTAAACGTTATACTCACGATACTATCAGACCATTATCTTTCTACGGAGGAGAGAAAAAAGTAGATCTTGGATTTATCGGGTCTTGTATGGTTCATAAAGGTGATATGAAAATCCTTGCTCAAATGTTGAAAAATGTTGAAGCACAAAAAGGTAAAGTAGAATTTAATGCACCGCTTGTAGTAGCGCCTCCTACTTATAATATTGTAGATGAGCTTAAAGCCGAAGGTGATTGGGAAGTTCTGCAAAGATATTCAGGTTTTGAATTCGACGATAATGCTCCTAAAGGTGCAGCTCGTACAGAATACGAAAACATGTTATACTTAGAACGTCCGGGATGTAACCTATGTATGGGTAACCAGGAAAAAGCGGCTAAAGGAGATACAGTAATGGCAACTTCTACTCGTCTTTTCCAGGGAAGAGTAGTAGAAGATTCTGAAGGTAAAAAAGGAGAATCATTACTTTCATCTACGCCGGTTGTTGTTCTTTCTACAATTTTAGGAAGAACTCCTACTATGGATGAATATACAGCTGCGGTAGACGGTATCAACTTAACTAAGTTTGCGCCATCTAACAAGCAATTAGTTATGTAA
- a CDS encoding XrtN system VIT domain-containing protein, protein MKNEIQEYFKNQTGVNISLIVTLISIAILVFSLIGSSHSGEGFEILAMINIVILLPYGVILSFNILRKRAKYQHLIPFLFLNWFIGCFSTNIFVNVFENLPIWVYVTTFLFCFSNFIIYGDFPKTKNSSIVSYFINGGSFLLILYYTVFLLPICGLSAVGILILGMGFYGLVPGIVSIIHISILFKTLTKQKSNIYAFCSGIGIVFVGLIVFILLLNTESSRINKFGAAKTFEGQSTDLPEYIIISQNLKPNFFNEILLKKDIVYIATEDFFEMRGLGGLPGKQQYNERKTHNPFLNIAYKFTETINLSTDDKINILKSNFDKRLETEEQLWSGKDLTTKNIKEDVKIYPNDRLAYTEITMDIVCDEKSWRQNEAIYSFQLPEGSVATSLSLWVNGIERKGVLTTKEKAKAAYNQIVGVEARDPSLMQWKEGNRVTVRVFPITSELPRTFKCGFTTPLQVTNNKMTYKSLNIKGPNINNAVTISRIQIDGNTSFNASKDFDLVSNYYINNSKGLDKWEASVPLNKQTQKSAFIWKGKSYEAKPIIKEQVAFAPDEIILDLSNKWKIEEIEALLQLRDKKYFVVLHNEKQLLTNTNYQELFNRFEELNYSLLPLFDLKENSLIITKSGTFSCNFEELESSDYLTKIKTKAKDKHLKVINISDEINPFWQTVKEQKYVDYITTDLTNCVTLIGKNKFVKFKTSDDSVNLETAGISIQENQAGDKTALKGSNHLYRMFCFGKVLNDQVEIQNDTLKQNKYVDLAKDANIVTPISSLIVLETDDDYKKNGIEKNVNTLGNASINNDGAVPEPHEWLMIVLGISLILLYYKKQKLAS, encoded by the coding sequence ATGAAAAACGAAATACAAGAATATTTCAAAAATCAAACCGGCGTAAACATAAGCCTGATTGTAACCCTAATCAGCATCGCCATCTTAGTTTTTTCTTTAATAGGAAGCAGTCATAGCGGCGAAGGTTTTGAAATTCTCGCAATGATCAACATTGTCATCCTTCTTCCTTACGGCGTTATCCTGTCTTTTAACATCTTACGTAAAAGAGCTAAATACCAGCACTTAATTCCGTTTTTATTCCTGAACTGGTTTATAGGATGCTTCTCAACCAATATTTTTGTCAATGTATTTGAAAATCTGCCAATTTGGGTGTATGTTACAACCTTTCTTTTTTGTTTCTCAAACTTTATTATTTACGGTGATTTTCCAAAGACAAAAAACAGCAGCATCGTATCTTATTTTATAAATGGAGGATCTTTTCTGTTGATTTTATATTACACTGTATTTCTATTACCAATCTGCGGACTTTCAGCAGTAGGTATACTTATATTAGGAATGGGCTTTTATGGTTTGGTGCCCGGAATTGTATCTATCATTCATATTTCAATTCTTTTCAAAACACTTACGAAGCAAAAAAGCAATATATATGCTTTCTGCTCCGGAATAGGAATTGTTTTTGTCGGTCTGATTGTTTTTATCTTGCTGCTAAATACGGAAAGCAGCAGAATAAATAAATTTGGCGCCGCAAAAACATTCGAAGGCCAAAGCACTGATCTTCCTGAATATATTATCATTTCGCAGAATCTAAAACCGAACTTTTTTAATGAAATTCTTCTAAAAAAAGACATTGTTTACATCGCAACTGAGGATTTTTTTGAAATGAGGGGACTTGGCGGCTTGCCAGGCAAACAGCAGTACAACGAAAGAAAAACCCATAATCCCTTCTTAAACATTGCTTATAAGTTTACTGAGACTATTAATTTAAGTACTGATGATAAAATAAATATTCTGAAATCTAATTTCGATAAAAGATTAGAAACCGAAGAACAGTTATGGAGCGGAAAAGATCTCACGACTAAAAACATCAAAGAAGATGTAAAAATCTATCCAAACGACCGCCTTGCTTACACCGAGATTACAATGGACATTGTCTGCGACGAAAAAAGCTGGCGCCAAAACGAAGCTATTTATTCATTTCAGCTTCCTGAAGGTTCTGTTGCTACTTCATTATCCTTATGGGTAAACGGAATAGAAAGAAAAGGAGTTTTAACTACTAAAGAAAAAGCTAAAGCTGCCTATAATCAAATTGTAGGTGTCGAAGCCCGTGATCCGTCATTAATGCAATGGAAAGAAGGTAATCGGGTAACAGTTCGTGTTTTTCCAATTACGAGCGAGTTACCCCGAACTTTTAAATGCGGTTTTACTACTCCTTTGCAAGTCACAAATAATAAAATGACGTATAAAAGTCTGAATATAAAAGGTCCCAATATCAACAATGCTGTAACTATTTCCAGAATTCAGATAGATGGAAATACGTCTTTTAATGCCTCAAAAGATTTTGATCTCGTTAGTAACTATTACATAAACAACAGTAAAGGTCTTGATAAATGGGAGGCTTCTGTTCCTTTAAATAAGCAAACACAAAAAAGTGCCTTCATATGGAAAGGTAAAAGTTATGAAGCAAAGCCAATTATAAAAGAACAAGTGGCATTTGCACCTGATGAAATTATTCTGGATCTTAGCAACAAATGGAAAATTGAAGAAATTGAAGCTCTTTTACAATTACGAGACAAAAAATACTTTGTTGTACTGCATAATGAAAAGCAATTATTGACTAATACTAATTATCAGGAACTTTTTAATCGATTTGAAGAATTGAATTACTCCCTGCTTCCTCTATTTGATCTAAAAGAAAACAGTTTAATCATAACCAAATCAGGAACATTTTCGTGCAATTTTGAAGAATTAGAATCATCTGATTATTTGACAAAAATCAAAACCAAAGCAAAGGATAAGCATTTAAAAGTCATCAATATTTCAGATGAAATTAATCCGTTTTGGCAGACTGTTAAAGAACAAAAATATGTTGACTACATAACTACAGATCTTACGAACTGCGTAACCCTAATTGGCAAAAACAAATTTGTAAAATTCAAAACAAGCGACGACAGCGTAAATCTGGAAACTGCCGGTATTTCGATTCAGGAAAACCAGGCTGGTGATAAAACCGCTCTAAAAGGTTCTAATCATTTGTACAGAATGTTTTGTTTTGGAAAAGTACTAAATGATCAGGTCGAAATACAAAATGACACATTGAAACAAAACAAATATGTCGATCTGGCAAAAGATGCCAATATTGTAACACCTATTTCTTCTTTGATTGTTTTGGAAACCGATGACGATTATAAGAAAAATGGAATTGAAAAGAATGTAAATACCTTAGGAAACGCTTCGATAAATAACGACGGAGCTGTCCCTGAACCGCATGAATGGCTGATGATCGTTTTAGGAATATCACTGATTCTATTGTATTACAAAAAACAAAAGCTCGCCAGTTAA
- the xrtN gene encoding exosortase N: protein MQKIFFKNHTVSAVIAIVFLFAINGRMLLTIVNTDFLGILAGISLFVIGGRKTNFKLNYFLFAFIVLLELISFRLHTKSVHFLSLILFCCLVFHYFTGRFSFIAFICIILFSTFFSALSNHLTSEIKQGLCYGVYLTLKNFIAIDKIEGVNFYINNAKITIDTACMGLSMFKTGLLSGAVLMTLEEKKQKQFYGTLQILFFCFLVILLNIVSNYFRIITLVIFNCTEENTLHHTIGLLCFILYQIVPMLILIKFIKPKFTQHEAPQIKSGIRLVIVSFVILLTTSFQFINQTDENFIRDLNSTYDTTKGTWINNEVFKIDTRTKLTYIKTVSHNPLICWTGDGYKIIKSKKIVIANHDEIWFNKMEKANYKYSSYWWYECDGKKYTSLIGVLLQKLIYNKPIFLINETIKSI from the coding sequence ATGCAAAAAATATTCTTTAAAAACCATACAGTGTCAGCCGTTATTGCGATAGTATTTCTTTTCGCAATTAACGGCAGGATGCTGTTAACGATCGTAAACACAGATTTTCTGGGAATATTGGCAGGAATAAGTCTCTTTGTTATTGGCGGAAGAAAAACAAATTTCAAGTTAAACTATTTTCTTTTCGCTTTCATTGTGCTTTTGGAATTAATCAGCTTCAGGCTTCATACTAAATCGGTTCATTTTTTATCCCTGATTTTATTCTGCTGTCTTGTGTTTCATTATTTTACCGGAAGATTTTCTTTTATTGCTTTTATCTGTATCATTCTTTTTTCGACATTTTTTAGCGCTCTTTCAAATCATTTAACTTCAGAAATAAAACAAGGACTTTGTTATGGGGTTTATCTAACGTTGAAAAACTTTATCGCTATAGATAAAATCGAAGGTGTTAATTTTTATATCAATAATGCCAAAATAACAATTGACACTGCCTGTATGGGATTATCAATGTTTAAAACCGGATTATTATCAGGAGCAGTCTTAATGACATTAGAAGAAAAAAAGCAAAAACAATTTTATGGAACTTTGCAGATTCTTTTCTTTTGCTTTTTAGTTATACTTTTGAATATCGTTTCAAATTATTTTAGAATTATAACATTAGTTATTTTCAATTGTACAGAAGAGAATACACTGCATCATACTATTGGGTTATTATGTTTTATTTTATACCAGATTGTTCCGATGCTGATTCTTATCAAATTTATAAAACCAAAATTCACACAGCATGAAGCACCGCAAATTAAATCGGGAATCCGTCTTGTAATTGTATCGTTTGTAATTCTACTGACAACAAGTTTCCAGTTTATAAACCAAACTGACGAAAATTTCATTCGTGATCTCAATTCAACATACGATACTACAAAAGGCACTTGGATAAACAATGAGGTTTTTAAAATCGATACCAGAACAAAACTCACTTATATAAAAACGGTATCTCATAATCCTTTGATCTGCTGGACCGGCGACGGGTACAAAATTATTAAATCAAAGAAAATTGTAATTGCTAATCATGATGAAATCTGGTTCAACAAAATGGAAAAAGCCAATTATAAATACAGTTCGTATTGGTGGTATGAATGTGACGGAAAGAAGTATACTTCATTAATCGGGGTTTTACTGCAAAAGTTAATTTACAACAAGCCCATCTTTCTTATTAATGAAACCATTAAATCTATTTAA
- a CDS encoding AAA family ATPase, with the protein MSDVTAIHNLVQKRNELKNEIAKIIVGQDAVIDQILLCIFSGGHALLIGVPGLAKTLMINTLSQALGLDFKRIQFTPDLMPSDILGSEILDENRHFKFIKGPIFSNIILADEINRTPPKTQAALLEAMQERSVTIAGQNYKLDLPYFVLATQNPIEQEGTYPLPEAQLDRFMFAIKLEYPTFEEEVKVVKQTTSDNKVEIKPLFTAQEIIDFQHLIRRIPVADNVIEYAVTLVSKTRPDNALTNDFVKNYLDWGAGPRASQNLILAAKAHAAFNGKFSPDIEDVKAVATGILRHRIIKNYKADAEGITEEVIIKKLM; encoded by the coding sequence ATGTCTGACGTTACAGCAATTCACAATTTAGTTCAGAAACGCAACGAATTAAAAAACGAAATAGCAAAAATTATTGTAGGGCAGGATGCCGTTATAGATCAAATTTTACTTTGTATATTTTCAGGAGGACACGCGCTTTTAATTGGTGTTCCTGGTTTGGCAAAAACTTTAATGATCAATACTTTGTCTCAGGCATTGGGTTTAGATTTTAAAAGAATCCAGTTTACTCCGGATTTAATGCCTTCTGATATTTTAGGAAGTGAAATTTTAGATGAAAACAGACATTTTAAATTTATTAAAGGACCTATTTTCTCTAATATTATTCTTGCTGACGAGATCAACAGAACACCGCCTAAAACTCAGGCAGCTTTATTAGAGGCCATGCAGGAACGTTCGGTAACAATTGCCGGACAAAACTATAAGTTAGATTTGCCGTATTTTGTACTGGCTACACAAAACCCAATTGAGCAGGAAGGAACCTATCCTTTGCCGGAAGCACAGTTAGACCGTTTTATGTTTGCGATTAAATTAGAATATCCAACTTTTGAAGAAGAAGTAAAGGTGGTAAAGCAAACCACATCTGATAATAAAGTAGAAATAAAACCTCTTTTTACTGCTCAGGAAATTATAGATTTCCAGCATTTAATCAGAAGAATTCCTGTGGCAGATAATGTTATAGAATATGCAGTTACTCTGGTAAGTAAAACACGTCCGGATAATGCTTTGACAAATGATTTTGTAAAAAACTATCTGGATTGGGGAGCAGGACCAAGAGCGTCACAGAATTTAATATTGGCAGCGAAAGCCCATGCCGCTTTTAATGGAAAGTTTTCTCCGGATATTGAAGATGTAAAGGCTGTAGCGACCGGAATTTTAAGACACCGAATTATTAAAAACTACAAAGCAGATGCTGAAGGAATAACAGAAGAAGTTATTATTAAAAAGCTGATGTAA